One segment of Panicum virgatum strain AP13 chromosome 1K, P.virgatum_v5, whole genome shotgun sequence DNA contains the following:
- the LOC120655417 gene encoding early nodulin-like protein 1 produces MASAAGTVSSRALALAGAVLLVLAAPDLAAAEPEAAAPRPAPLEFHVGGPRGWRVPDANTSYGWWATNNRFHVGDRLLFKYAQDSVLVVDRPAFDACNATEPLAAFTDGATTVRLDRPGFFCFISGEPGHCQEGQRLMVRVMVHPAGLAAAPAPGVLAQPGARPRSSSGCASSGAAEPVAAAGVAVTAAMAGVLVGLF; encoded by the exons ATGGCCTCGGCGGCCGGCACCGTCAGCTCCCGGGCGCtggccctcgccggcgccgtcctcctcgtcctcgccgctcccgacctcgccgccgccgagcccgaggccgccgcgccgcggccggccccgCTCGAGTTCCACGTGGGCGGGCCGCGCGGATGGCGCGTCCCCGACGCCAACACCAGCTACGGCTGGTGGGCCACCAACAACCGCTTCCACGTCGGCGACCGCCTCT TGTTCAAGTACGCCCAGGACTCGGTGTTGGTGGTGGACCGCCCGGCCTTCGACGCCTGCAACGCCACCGAGCCGCTGGCCGCGTTCACCGACGGCGCCACCACGGTGCGACTCGACCGCCCAGGCTTCTTCTGCTTCATCAGCGGCGAGCCGGGCCACTGCCAGGAGGGCCAGAGGCTCATGGTGCGCGTCATGGTGCACCCGGCGGGCCTggccgcggcgcccgcgcctGGGGTCCTGGCGCAGCCGGGCGCGCGCCCCAGGTCGTCGTCGGGGTGCGcgtcctccggcgccgccgagccggtcgccgccgccggcgtcgccgtcaCGGCGGCGATGGCCGGTGTGCTTGTTGGTCTCTTCTAG
- the LOC120657125 gene encoding protein CANDIDATE G-PROTEIN COUPLED RECEPTOR 7-like: MGTSVAVAVAVVATAVVLLGRVAHAEIKTTSIVSDPRLIILFEQFGFASGGRATVSISRAAWQLRRGSRRQGVDPNLMGFVLISGAQFPMVNNQTEYAAAGGGGGGGFCVLTSDYALPVLRLNDVAPGGASITVTIDDPDEYAVVFSNCQDGAEVTMDVRTEMYNVRRDASGGVRDYLPVGLQPLPAIYAGVSAVYLAFLAGWAWTCCRRRAAAERIHAVMGALLLFKALKTACAAEDAWFVERTGTPHGWDVAFYVFGFFKGILLFTVIVLIGTGWSFLKPYLQEREKSVLMIVIPLQVMENLVLVVIGETGPTGKDWIVWNQVFLLIDVVCCCAVFFPIVWSIRGLREASKTDGKAARNLRKLTLFKRFYLVVVGYLYFTRIIVSAFLAVLSYKYQWGVNVAVEAASFAFYLFVFYNFKPVEKNPYLYIPDEEEEAAGGELEMDDGAF; encoded by the exons ATGGGCAcctccgtcgccgtcgcggtggccgtcgtcgccaccgccgtcgtcctcctcggGCGGGTCGCCCATGCCGAGATCAAGACCACGTCCATCGTGTCGGACCCGAGGCTGATCATCCTCTTCGAGCAGTTCGGCTTCGCGAGCGGCGGCAGGGCCACCGTCTCCATAAGCCGCGCGGCGTGGCAGCTCCGGCGGGGTTCGCGCCGCCAGGGCGTCGACCCCAACCTCATGGGGTTCGTGCTCATCTCCGGCGCCCAGTTCCCCATGGTCAACAACCAGACCGAGTACGCcgcggccggaggcggcggcggcggcgggttttGCGTGCTGACGAGCGACTACGCGCTCCCGGTGCTCCGGCTCAACGACGTCGCGCCGGGCGGGGCCAGCATCACGGTGACCATCGACGACCCCGACGAGTACGCCGTCGTGTTCAGCAACTGCCAGGACGGCGCGGAGGTGACCATGGACGTGCGCACCGAGATGTACAACGTGCGCCGCGACGCCTCCGGCGGGGTCCGGGACTACCTCCCCGTGGGGCTGCAGCCGCTGCCGGCCATCTACGCCGGCGTGTCGGCGGTGTACCTCGCGTTCCTGGCGGGGTGGGCGTGGACGTgctgccggcggcgcgccgccgcggagcgcaTCCACGCCGTGATGGGAGCGCTGCTGCTGTTCAAGGCGCTCAAGACGGCGTGCGCCGCCGAGGACGCGTGGTTCGTCGAGCGCACGGGCACGCCGCACGGCTGGGACGTGGCCTTCTACGTCTTCGGCTTCTTCAAGGGCATCCTGCTCTTCACTGTCATCGTCCTCATCGGCACCGGCTGGTCCTTCCTCAAGCCCTACCTCCAG GAGCGCGAGAAGAGCGTGCTGATGATCGTGATCCCGCTGCAAGTGATGGAGAACCTGGTGCTGGTGGTGATCGGCGAGACGGGGCCGACGGGGAAGGACTGGATCGTGTGGAACCAGGTGTTCCTGCTGATCGACGTCGTCTGCTGCTGCGCCGTCTTCTTCCCCATCGTCTGGTCCATCCGCGGCCTGCGCGAGGCCTCCAAGACCGACGGCAAGGCGGCGCGCAACCTCCGCAAGCTCACGCTCTTCAAGCGCTTCtacctcgtcgtcgtcggctaCCTCTACTTCACCCGGATCATCGTGTCCGCGTTCCTCGCGGTGCTCAGCTACAAGTACCAGTGGGGCGTCAACGTCGCCGTCGAGGCCGCCAGCTTCGCTTTCTACCTCTTCGTCTTCTACAACTTCAAGCCGGTGGAGAAGAACCCGTACCTGTACATccccgacgaggaggaggaggccgccggcggggagctcgAGATGGACGATGGAGCTTTCTGA